The genomic interval GGCCTGCCGGGCCAGCATATGGCCGAAAACGCGCTTGCCGCCCTTGCCGCGATCGCCGAGGCCGGCGGCGATGTCCATGCCGCGCTCGGCGCGTTCGAGACCGTCGAGCAGATGAAGGGCAGGGGGCGGCGTCAGCGTCTGCGCGCGCCGGACGGCGTCTTTACGCTGATCGATGAAAGCTATAATGCCAACCCGGCCTCGATGCGGGCGGCGCTCGAGCTTCTGGGCTCCGGCAACGAGCCCGGCCGGCGGATCGCGGTTCTCGGCGACATGCTTGAACTCGGCGATTACGCCCGCGAGGCGCATGAGGCGCTCGCCGGTCCGCTGGTCGCGGCCGGCGTGACCGATGTCTGGCTTGCCGGCGAGGAAATGCAGGCGCTCAGCGAGGCGCTGCCGGAAAGCATTGTTGTGGAATATCGCGACAACGCCGCCGAATTGGCTGAATTCGCCGTCGGCGCTGTCGCGGCCGGCGACACGATAATGCTAAAGTCGTCAAACGGAATGGGATTCGGCATCATCGTTCAGAAATTGACCGAGACCTATCCGGCGGAAGGGTAAACCGGGCGTAAACAATTTCGTGGCATACCGGTGTTCAACATGCTGCGAACAACGATAAATGACTGCGCCCGCCGTGGCCCGAAAGGGAATGATGGCGCGCGCTCTGCCTTCTCTGGAAAGGGGCGTTCATGCTGATTTGGCTCGTGGAGTTGTCGGACAGGTTCCAGTTTTTCAATCTGTTCCGCTACATCACATTCCGCTCCGGCGCCGCCGTATTCACCTCGGCACTGATCGTCTTCCTGTTCGGCCCGCGAATCATCGCCGCGCTGAGATTGCGCCAGGGCAAGGGCCAGCCGATCCGCGCGGATGGACCGCAGACCCATTTCAAGAAGGCCGGCACGCCCACCATGGGCGGGCTGATGATCCTGGCCGGCATCATCGGTTCCGCGCTGTTGTGGGCCGATCTTTCCAACGCCTATGTGGTGGCCACGCTGCTGGTGACGCTCGGCTTCGGCGCGATCGGCTTTTATGACGACTATCTCAAGGTCACCAAACAGTCCGACAAGGGGTTTTCCGGCCGCCGCCGCCTGTTCTTCGAATTCGTGATCGCCGGCGTCGCGGTTGCCTTCATGATGTATGCCGCCAATCTCGCCAGCATTGACGGCGCGACGCTCGGCTCGGCGCTCACCTTCCCCTTCTTCAAGGATTTCGTGATCGATCTCGGCTGGTTCTTCATCCCGTTCGGCGCTTTCGTGATCGTTGCCGCCGGCAATTCCGTCAACCTGACGGACGGGCTCGATGGCCTCGCCACGGTTCCGGTGATGATCGCCGCCGGCTCCTTCGCGCTGATCGCCTATGTCGTCGGCAACACCGTGTT from Martelella mediterranea DSM 17316 carries:
- the mraY gene encoding phospho-N-acetylmuramoyl-pentapeptide-transferase, with amino-acid sequence MLIWLVELSDRFQFFNLFRYITFRSGAAVFTSALIVFLFGPRIIAALRLRQGKGQPIRADGPQTHFKKAGTPTMGGLMILAGIIGSALLWADLSNAYVVATLLVTLGFGAIGFYDDYLKVTKQSDKGFSGRRRLFFEFVIAGVAVAFMMYAANLASIDGATLGSALTFPFFKDFVIDLGWFFIPFGAFVIVAAGNSVNLTDGLDGLATVPVMIAAGSFALIAYVVGNTVFATYLQINYVPGTGELVVLLSAVIGACMGFLWFNAPPAAIFMGDTGSLALGGLIGSVAVATKHEIVMAIICGLFVLEALSVIIQVAVFRRTKRRVFLMAPIHHHFEKLGWTESQVVIRFWIISFGLALIGLSTLKLR